One genomic segment of Pseudomonas chlororaphis subsp. aurantiaca includes these proteins:
- the pgsA gene encoding CDP-diacylglycerol--glycerol-3-phosphate 3-phosphatidyltransferase: MNIPNLITVLRVLLIPIFILLFYLPYNWSYMAASSVFAFAAATDWLDGYLARRLEQSTPFGAFLDPVADKLMVAVALVLLVQEHGNLWLTLPAAVIIGREIVVSALREWMAELGARAQVAVSNMGKWKTAAQMLALVILLANPPAFTFWVLLGYALLLIAGGLTLWSMLQYLRAAWPHLKTDVEKK, from the coding sequence ATGAATATCCCTAATCTGATCACCGTTCTACGCGTTCTGCTCATCCCAATCTTCATTTTGCTGTTTTACTTGCCTTACAACTGGAGCTACATGGCCGCCAGTTCCGTCTTCGCGTTCGCCGCGGCCACCGACTGGCTCGATGGCTACCTGGCGCGACGCCTGGAGCAAAGCACGCCGTTCGGGGCCTTCCTCGATCCGGTGGCCGACAAGTTGATGGTGGCGGTGGCCCTGGTACTGCTGGTGCAAGAGCACGGCAACCTGTGGCTGACCCTGCCGGCGGCGGTGATCATCGGACGCGAAATCGTCGTTTCCGCCCTCCGCGAGTGGATGGCCGAACTGGGTGCCCGCGCGCAAGTAGCGGTATCCAACATGGGCAAATGGAAAACCGCCGCGCAGATGCTGGCGCTGGTGATCCTGCTGGCCAACCCACCGGCCTTCACCTTCTGGGTGCTGCTGGGTTATGCACTGTTGCTGATCGCGGGAGGGCTGACCCTGTGGTCCATGCTGCAGTACCTGCGCGCTGCCTGGCCGCATCTGAAGACTGATGTAGAAAAGAAATAA
- a CDS encoding colicin E3/pyocin S6 family cytotoxin, which translates to MSAYVANTPKGYRNKGVEPVDIGEQRWAEYKDLPAKPEAAPDPIGCVFAKSCTLPDGVINHSNPGGFVPVESLKQYGTYAVMGTGQAISASGTVLQWIGGSDSAAALLARLRGTLALAGPATAVGFAALLLPDDTSADSAFYTSEQYAQLSQGNTRVRVNVKHLPDGSVSVYGFYTGTKAEWQQVPVIEAKARGDQLVADIGNGIEVIWTPAADPNAVLGIPALEGASLKPGAWVYPPTEQADKILVNPEHPPDYQDAIIWFPDTGIQPIYIALSVPGNRYHPKPNFLPGFPDAKWAKAKTPIQGGGIRPRWKDRDGTIYEWDFQHGAVEVYNKRGKHLGEYNHETGAQNKPADPTRKVEP; encoded by the coding sequence ATGAGCGCTTATGTAGCCAATACCCCTAAAGGTTATCGAAACAAAGGCGTGGAGCCGGTTGATATCGGTGAACAGCGCTGGGCTGAATACAAAGACCTCCCTGCGAAGCCAGAGGCAGCGCCCGACCCTATAGGCTGTGTCTTTGCCAAGTCCTGCACGTTACCCGATGGGGTAATCAACCACAGCAACCCAGGCGGTTTTGTACCTGTCGAGTCACTGAAGCAGTACGGCACCTATGCGGTGATGGGGACCGGCCAAGCGATATCCGCAAGCGGGACTGTATTGCAATGGATTGGTGGCTCCGATAGTGCTGCCGCCCTCTTGGCCCGTCTTCGAGGCACCTTAGCGTTGGCCGGTCCAGCGACAGCTGTGGGATTTGCTGCATTACTACTGCCTGACGATACGTCTGCTGACAGCGCTTTCTATACGTCCGAGCAGTACGCTCAGTTGAGCCAAGGGAATACCCGTGTGCGGGTCAACGTGAAACACCTTCCAGATGGCTCTGTGAGCGTGTACGGGTTCTATACCGGGACCAAGGCAGAGTGGCAGCAGGTGCCTGTCATCGAAGCAAAAGCACGGGGTGATCAACTGGTCGCAGACATTGGGAATGGCATAGAGGTCATATGGACCCCGGCAGCCGACCCAAATGCTGTATTAGGCATTCCCGCACTTGAAGGCGCCTCGTTGAAGCCTGGGGCATGGGTATACCCGCCGACCGAACAGGCCGATAAAATCCTGGTCAACCCAGAGCATCCGCCTGACTACCAAGACGCAATCATCTGGTTCCCCGATACGGGCATTCAACCAATTTATATTGCGCTTAGCGTGCCAGGGAACCGCTACCATCCCAAGCCTAACTTCTTACCAGGGTTTCCAGACGCAAAATGGGCCAAAGCAAAGACCCCAATTCAAGGCGGCGGCATACGCCCACGTTGGAAGGATAGAGACGGCACGATCTACGAGTGGGATTTCCAGCATGGAGCGGTCGAGGTGTACAACAAGCGTGGTAAGCACCTTGGTGAGTACAACCACGAGACAGGCGCTCAGAATAAACCAGCAGACCCAACAAGGAAGGTAGAACCATGA